A window from Micromonospora terminaliae encodes these proteins:
- a CDS encoding MBL fold metallo-hydrolase, producing MTLRHLAGRVWLFPGDPDPFAVRPAVAVVADDRGSVIVDAGQSPAHAREVRAAVAAAGLPEARWLVYTHHHWDHVWGACAWPDVEIVGHESAVPLLRAEAARPWSHRYLREQVRENPRLGHSFRARALAVDSWDGFAVLPPTRTFTDELSLPTGVVVRHVGGRHAPDSTVVRVPDSGVLLIGDCWYPPPAHLRTAEDGPDLALAASLLDDDVAWYVSAHDEPLTPAEARAALAGG from the coding sequence GTGACGCTGCGCCATCTCGCCGGCCGGGTCTGGTTGTTCCCCGGCGATCCCGACCCGTTCGCGGTCCGCCCGGCCGTGGCGGTGGTCGCCGACGACCGCGGAAGTGTGATCGTCGACGCGGGCCAGAGCCCCGCCCACGCCCGGGAGGTCCGGGCCGCGGTGGCGGCGGCCGGGTTGCCGGAGGCGCGCTGGCTCGTCTACACCCACCACCACTGGGACCACGTCTGGGGCGCCTGCGCCTGGCCGGACGTGGAGATCGTGGGGCACGAGTCGGCCGTACCCCTGCTGCGGGCCGAGGCGGCCCGGCCGTGGAGCCACCGCTACCTGCGCGAGCAGGTCCGCGAGAACCCGCGCCTCGGGCACAGCTTCCGCGCCCGGGCCCTGGCCGTCGACTCCTGGGACGGCTTCGCGGTGCTGCCGCCGACGCGCACCTTCACCGACGAGCTGAGCCTGCCCACCGGCGTGGTGGTCCGGCACGTGGGCGGCCGGCACGCGCCGGACTCCACGGTGGTGCGGGTGCCGGACTCGGGGGTGCTGCTGATCGGCGACTGCTGGTACCCGCCGCCCGCGCACCTGCGCACGGCCGAGGACGGGCCCGACCTGGCCCTCGCGGCGAGCCTGCTCGACGACGACGTGGCCTGGTACGTCTCGGCCCACGACGAGCCGCTGACGCCGGCCGAGGCCCGCGCCGCGCTGGCCGGCGGCTGA
- the cobN gene encoding cobaltochelatase subunit CobN, with the protein MRILLLSTADTDLLAARASGAGYRLANPARVAADAVPALLDGVDLAVVRLLGGRQAWPDGLAAVLGSGVPTVVLGGEAVPDAELMAASTVAAGVAAEALAYLVEGGPGNLAELARFLSDTVLLTGEGFNPPAPTPPHGILGPDPAPDGRPVVGIVFYRAHALAGNTAFVETLADAVTAAGGQPLAVFCGSLRGLAPGAGPLELFARCDALVVTVLAAGGTVAADASGGGDEDAWDVGALAALDVPIVQALCLTSERDRWAAGDAGLSPLDAAMQVAIPEFDGRIVTVPFSFKRIDADGLSVYEPDPERAARVAGIAVRQARLRHVPNAGKRLAVVLSSYPTKHSRVGNAVGLDTPASAVRLLAALAEAGYHLGDGPVPDDGDALIHALIAAGGHDVEWLTPEQLAAAEARVPGETYRRWFEAVPAALRERMREHWGEPPGRLYTDGGDLVLAGLRFGNVALLIQPPRGFGENPVAIYHDPDLPPSHHYLAAYRWLAAPVADGGFGADAVVHLGKHGTLEWLPGKGLGLAADCAPDAVLGDLPLVYPFIVNDPGEGTQAKRRAHAVVVDHLVPPMARAETYGDLAKLEQLLDEYATVQALDPAKAPTVQRQIWDLVRAAELHHDLHQAEMPGADDFDDFVLHLDGYLCEVKDVQIRDGLHVLAEAPAGEARVNLVLAVLRAPQVWGGARVLPGLRQALAAHAGLDEAALLATPGARIAMPAALTDAVDGPAATAADAVDLIEALARRLVLGMETLGWDATRAGAVVEEVVGAPVPDAAEVLRFAAQEVVPRLDRTTDEIDRVLGALDGRFVPPGPSGSPTRGLVNVLPTGRNFYSVDPKAIPSRNAWDVGVALADSLLARHLADTGAYPRSVGLTVWGTSAMRTQGDDIAEVLALLGVRPVWDDRSRRVTGVEVVPLAELGRPRIDVTVRISGFFRDAFPHVVALIDDAVRQVAALDEPAAENHVRAHVDADVAEHGDRRRATARIFGSKPGAYGAGLLPLIDARNWRTDADLAEVYAVWGGYAYGPGLDGREARADMERSFARIAVAVKNQDTREHDIVDSDDYFQYHGGMVAMVRHLTGDAPAAYVGDSAMPHDVRTRTLGEETRRVFRARVVNPRWIAAMRRHGYKGAFELAATVDYLFGYDATAGVVDDWMYERLAEAYLFDPGTREFLERSNPWALRGIAERLLEAADRGLWAAPEPVTLDRLHETYLASEGDLEDRQ; encoded by the coding sequence GTGCGCATCCTGCTGCTCTCCACCGCCGACACCGACCTGCTCGCCGCCCGCGCCAGCGGCGCCGGCTACCGGCTCGCCAACCCCGCCCGGGTCGCCGCCGACGCCGTGCCCGCGCTGCTCGACGGCGTCGACCTGGCCGTCGTACGCCTGCTCGGCGGCCGGCAGGCGTGGCCGGACGGCCTCGCCGCGGTGCTCGGCTCCGGCGTGCCCACGGTCGTGCTCGGCGGCGAGGCGGTGCCCGACGCGGAGCTCATGGCGGCGTCCACGGTGGCCGCCGGGGTGGCCGCCGAGGCCCTCGCCTACCTGGTCGAGGGCGGCCCCGGCAACCTGGCCGAGCTGGCCCGGTTCCTCTCCGACACGGTGCTGCTCACCGGTGAGGGTTTCAACCCGCCCGCGCCCACCCCGCCCCACGGGATCCTCGGCCCCGACCCGGCGCCCGACGGCCGGCCCGTGGTCGGCATCGTCTTCTACCGGGCGCACGCCCTGGCCGGGAACACCGCCTTCGTCGAGACCCTGGCCGACGCCGTGACGGCGGCCGGCGGCCAGCCGTTGGCGGTGTTCTGCGGCTCGCTGCGCGGCCTCGCACCGGGCGCGGGTCCGCTGGAGCTGTTCGCGCGGTGCGACGCCCTCGTGGTGACGGTGCTCGCCGCCGGCGGGACGGTCGCCGCGGACGCCTCCGGCGGGGGCGACGAGGACGCCTGGGACGTCGGCGCGCTCGCCGCCCTGGACGTGCCGATCGTGCAGGCCCTCTGCCTCACCAGCGAGCGTGACCGGTGGGCGGCCGGCGACGCCGGACTGTCCCCGTTGGACGCCGCCATGCAGGTGGCCATTCCCGAGTTCGACGGCCGGATCGTGACGGTGCCGTTCTCGTTCAAGCGGATCGACGCCGACGGCCTCTCGGTCTACGAACCCGACCCGGAGCGGGCCGCCCGGGTCGCCGGGATCGCCGTCCGGCAGGCGCGGCTGCGGCACGTGCCGAACGCCGGCAAGCGCCTGGCCGTCGTGCTCAGCTCGTACCCCACGAAGCACTCCCGGGTCGGCAACGCGGTCGGCCTGGACACGCCGGCCTCGGCGGTCCGGCTGCTCGCCGCCCTGGCCGAGGCCGGCTACCACCTGGGCGACGGGCCGGTCCCGGACGACGGGGACGCCCTGATCCACGCGCTGATCGCCGCGGGCGGGCACGACGTCGAGTGGCTCACCCCGGAACAGCTCGCCGCCGCCGAGGCGCGGGTGCCGGGGGAGACCTACCGGCGCTGGTTCGAGGCGGTGCCCGCCGCGCTGCGCGAGCGGATGCGGGAGCACTGGGGCGAGCCGCCCGGCCGCCTCTACACCGACGGCGGCGACCTCGTCCTCGCCGGGCTGCGCTTCGGCAACGTGGCGCTGCTCATCCAGCCGCCGCGCGGCTTCGGCGAGAACCCCGTGGCCATCTACCACGACCCGGACCTGCCGCCCAGCCACCACTACCTGGCCGCGTACCGCTGGCTGGCCGCGCCGGTCGCCGACGGCGGCTTCGGCGCGGACGCCGTGGTCCACCTCGGCAAGCACGGCACCCTGGAATGGCTGCCCGGCAAGGGCCTCGGGCTGGCCGCCGACTGCGCCCCCGACGCGGTCCTCGGCGACCTGCCGCTGGTCTACCCGTTCATCGTCAACGACCCCGGCGAGGGCACCCAGGCCAAGCGCCGCGCCCACGCCGTGGTGGTCGACCACCTGGTGCCGCCCATGGCCCGCGCCGAGACCTACGGCGACCTGGCGAAGCTCGAACAGCTCCTCGACGAGTACGCCACCGTGCAGGCCCTCGACCCGGCCAAGGCGCCCACCGTGCAGCGGCAGATCTGGGACCTCGTGCGCGCCGCCGAACTGCACCACGACCTGCACCAGGCCGAGATGCCCGGCGCGGACGACTTCGACGACTTCGTGCTGCACCTCGACGGCTACCTCTGCGAGGTCAAGGACGTGCAGATCCGCGACGGCCTGCACGTCCTGGCCGAGGCGCCCGCCGGGGAGGCGCGGGTCAACCTGGTCCTCGCGGTGCTGCGCGCCCCGCAGGTCTGGGGCGGCGCCCGCGTCCTGCCCGGGCTGCGCCAGGCCCTCGCCGCACACGCCGGCCTCGACGAGGCGGCGCTGCTCGCCACCCCTGGCGCGCGGATCGCCATGCCGGCGGCGCTCACCGACGCCGTCGACGGGCCGGCCGCCACCGCCGCCGACGCCGTCGACCTCATCGAGGCCCTGGCCCGCCGGCTCGTCCTCGGCATGGAGACCCTCGGCTGGGACGCGACCAGGGCCGGCGCGGTGGTCGAGGAGGTGGTCGGCGCTCCGGTGCCCGACGCCGCCGAGGTGCTCCGCTTCGCCGCTCAGGAGGTGGTGCCCCGGCTGGACCGGACCACCGACGAGATCGACCGGGTGCTCGGCGCGCTCGACGGCCGGTTCGTCCCGCCCGGCCCGTCCGGCTCGCCCACCCGCGGGCTGGTCAACGTCCTCCCCACCGGGCGCAACTTCTACTCCGTCGACCCGAAGGCCATCCCCAGCCGCAACGCCTGGGACGTGGGGGTCGCCCTCGCCGACTCGCTGCTGGCCCGGCACCTCGCCGACACCGGCGCGTACCCGCGGTCGGTCGGGCTCACGGTCTGGGGCACCAGCGCCATGCGCACCCAGGGCGACGACATCGCGGAGGTCCTCGCGCTGCTCGGCGTCCGTCCGGTGTGGGACGACCGGTCCCGCCGCGTCACCGGCGTCGAGGTGGTGCCCCTCGCCGAGCTGGGCCGCCCCCGGATCGACGTCACGGTGCGCATCTCCGGCTTCTTCCGGGACGCCTTCCCGCACGTCGTGGCCCTCATCGACGACGCCGTCCGGCAGGTCGCCGCGCTCGACGAGCCGGCCGCCGAGAACCACGTGCGGGCGCACGTCGACGCGGACGTCGCCGAACACGGGGACCGGCGACGGGCCACCGCCCGCATCTTCGGGTCCAAGCCCGGGGCGTACGGGGCCGGGCTGCTGCCGCTCATCGACGCCCGGAACTGGCGCACCGACGCCGACCTGGCCGAGGTGTACGCGGTCTGGGGCGGCTACGCCTACGGGCCGGGGCTGGACGGGCGGGAGGCGCGGGCCGACATGGAACGCTCCTTCGCCCGGATCGCCGTCGCCGTGAAGAACCAGGACACCCGCGAGCACGACATCGTCGACTCCGACGACTACTTCCAGTACCACGGCGGAATGGTGGCCATGGTCCGCCACCTCACCGGCGACGCCCCGGCCGCGTACGTGGGCGACTCGGCCATGCCGCACGACGTGCGCACCCGCACGCTGGGCGAGGAGACCCGCCGGGTGTTCCGGGCCCGGGTCGTCAACCCGCGCTGGATCGCCGCCATGCGCCGGCACGGCTACAAGGGCGCCTTCGAGCTGGCCGCCACCGTGGACTACCTGTTCGGCTACGACGCCACCGCCGGTGTCGTCGACGACTGGATGTACGAGCGGCTCGCCGAGGCGTACCTCTTCGACCCGGG
- a CDS encoding MFS transporter, whose translation MSSTIDAPAGARDVSPRAVLAARNGVAAVFALNGLAVATWFARVPAIRESLGLSAGRLGLLLLAMSAGALVAMSTAGLVTLRLGPARTVASSTVLVALGLTAAGLSASLAGSLIGVVVGLFAVGYGSGTCDVAMNVEGAAVEKRLGRTIMPRFHAAWSLGSVAGAGLGAGAARLGVPVGWHLPVIAVLVLAGTLLGVRAFLAAPAEPAGAAEPADHRRALLATWREPRTLLIGLFVLVMAFTEGSANDWLAVAFVDGYGVSEAAGAAVFGVFVVGMTLGRTAGTVAIDRWGRVPVLFGTIALAVTGATCAVLAGSGPLAVVGVALWGVGASLGFPVGMSAAADDEDRAPTRVSVVAMIGYTAFLAGPPLLGFLGDHLGILHALGLVPLLLLPTLALVPILRPPAR comes from the coding sequence GTGAGCAGCACCATCGACGCGCCGGCCGGGGCCCGCGACGTGAGCCCGCGGGCGGTCCTGGCCGCCCGCAACGGCGTGGCGGCCGTGTTCGCCCTCAACGGGCTCGCCGTGGCCACCTGGTTCGCCCGGGTCCCCGCGATCCGTGAGTCCCTCGGGCTCAGCGCCGGGCGCCTCGGCCTGCTGCTGCTGGCCATGTCGGCCGGTGCGCTGGTGGCCATGTCCACCGCCGGGCTGGTGACCCTGCGGCTCGGCCCGGCCCGCACCGTGGCGTCCTCGACCGTCCTGGTCGCGCTCGGCCTGACGGCCGCCGGCCTGTCGGCCAGCCTGGCCGGCTCGCTGATCGGCGTCGTGGTGGGGCTGTTCGCCGTGGGGTACGGCTCCGGCACCTGCGACGTGGCCATGAACGTCGAGGGCGCGGCGGTGGAGAAGCGGCTCGGCCGCACGATCATGCCCCGGTTCCACGCCGCCTGGAGCCTCGGCTCGGTCGCCGGCGCCGGGCTCGGTGCCGGTGCGGCCCGGCTGGGCGTACCGGTCGGCTGGCACCTGCCCGTGATCGCGGTGCTGGTCCTGGCCGGCACGCTGCTCGGCGTCCGCGCCTTCCTGGCCGCACCGGCCGAGCCGGCCGGCGCGGCCGAGCCCGCCGACCACCGGCGCGCGCTGCTGGCCACCTGGCGGGAGCCGCGCACCCTGCTCATCGGCCTGTTCGTGCTGGTCATGGCGTTCACCGAGGGCAGCGCGAACGACTGGCTGGCGGTGGCGTTCGTCGACGGGTACGGGGTGAGCGAGGCGGCCGGCGCCGCCGTCTTCGGGGTGTTCGTGGTCGGCATGACCCTCGGCCGGACCGCCGGCACCGTGGCGATCGACCGGTGGGGCCGGGTGCCGGTGCTGTTCGGCACCATCGCGCTGGCCGTCACCGGCGCCACCTGTGCGGTGCTGGCCGGCTCGGGGCCGCTCGCCGTGGTGGGCGTGGCGCTGTGGGGCGTCGGGGCGTCGCTCGGCTTCCCGGTCGGGATGAGCGCCGCCGCCGACGACGAGGACCGGGCGCCCACCCGGGTCAGCGTGGTCGCCATGATCGGCTACACGGCGTTCCTCGCCGGCCCGCCGCTGCTCGGCTTCCTCGGTGACCACCTGGGCATCCTCCACGCCCTCGGCCTGGTCCCCCTGCTCCTGCTGCCCACCCTCGCGCTGGTCCCGATCCTGCGCCCGCCGGCCCGCTGA